The DNA segment CCTACCTGGCGAGCACCCGCACCGACCAGGGGCTCGTGGGGCAGGTGGCCGCCTTCGCGCTGCTGTGCGCGATGATCGGCCTGGTCCTGGCGCGGGCGGTCGCCGCCGTCAACGGGCACGCCGCCGCCAAGGCCGTCCTGGAGCACCGCGCCACCCACGACGCCCTGACGGACCTGCCCGGCCGCGACGAGTTCGAGCGCCGGGTGCAGGCGCTCCTGGACGCCGAACCGGCCGCGGAACGCTTCGTCCTGTTCGTCGACCTCGACGGGTTCAAACGCGTCAACGACACCCACGGGCACGTCGTCGGCGACCTGCTGCTGTGCGAGGTGGCCGCCCGGCTGCGGGGGGTGGCCCCCGCGGGCGCGGTTCCGGCCCGGCTGGCCGGGGACGAGTTCGTCCTGACGGTCCCCGGCCCGGACGTGGCCGCGGTGGCCTGGGCCGTCGAGCTGCTCGACGCGCTGCGCCGGCCGGTGCGGTTGCCGGTCGGTGACGTCGTCGTCTCGGCCTCGGTGGGGATCGCTCCCGTCTGCTCGTCCCTGTCGGTCGCCCTGCGCGAGGCGGACCTGGCGATGTACCGGGCGAAGTCGCAGGGCCGGAACCGGTACGTCCTGTGGGACGACGAGTTGCGGCGGGCCATCGGTGACGACGTCGAGTTCGAGCTCGACCTGCGCTGCGCCGTGGCCGAGCAGTCCCTCGAGGTGCACTACCAGGCGATCGTGTCCCTGGCGACGGGTGTTCCCCGGGGCGTGGAGGCCCTGCTGCGCTGGAACCACCCCCTGCACGGGCCGATCTCCCCGGCCGTCTTCGTGCCCGTGCTGGAGGAGACCGGTCTGGTCCTGGAGGTCGGTCGCCGGGTCCTGGACACCGCGCTGGCCGACCTCGCCTCCTGGCGCCGGGACGGCGTCGTCGGCGAGGACTTCCTCGTGTCCGTCAACGTCTCACCGCGCCAACTCCTCGACCACGACTTCGCCGAAACCGTGCGGGACCTGCTGGCCGCCCGCGGCGTCTCCGGCGAGGCCCTGCTGCTGGAGATCACCGAGTCGTCGATGCTCGAGAAGGACGACCGCACGCTGGCCCTGCTGGACCGGTTGCGCGGTCTCGGGGTCGGCCTGGCCGTCGACGACTTCGGCACCGGGTACTCCGCGCTCAGCTACCTGCGCAGCTTCCCCGTGACGCGGGTGAAGGTCGACCGCAGCTTCGTCTCCGGGCTGGGGTGCGACGGAACCGACGCGGCCGTCGTCCGCGCCGTCGTGGCGGTCAGCGAGGCCCTCGGGCTGGCGGTCACGGCCGAGGGCGTCGAGACCGAGCAGCAACGTGCCGTCCTGGCCGGCCTCGGGGTCGGGCACGGGCAGGGGTGGCTGTGGCACCGCGCCCAGTCCGCGCCGGAGGCGGCCCGGTACCTGCGGGACGCCGGGGCGCGGCACCCCCGGCGGGCGGTTCAGGCCGACGCGAAGTCGTAGGCCCAGTACGTCTGCTCGTCGAGGCGTTCGCCGGTGGCCTCGTGGCCGAAGGAGTTCACGATCCGGCCGATGAGCCGGGGCAGGGCGAGCTGCTGGTCGTTGTAGCGGCAGATGTCGAGGCTGGCGACCCCGCCCTGGTCGTGGACGACGCGGCACATCGCCTCGACGAGGGTCACGAACACCCCGCTGCTGCGGTAGGCGGGGTGGACCCCCACGCACCCGATGTACCAGATGCTGCGCTCGGCGAACTGCCGCGGCCAGCGACGTTCGTAGTAGGCCTCGGACAACTGGTACACGGTGGACAGGTCGTTGGAGAACGTCGCGAAACCGCAGAGCACGTCGAGGTCGGCGTCACGCACGACGTACTTGAACACCCGCTCGTCCGCGCACACCTCGTCGAACTCCTCCCGCGTCATGAGGTGCTGCTGCACCGCGCGCGTGGCGAGCCCGCCGAACGCGAGTTCGTAGACCTTCCACGCCTGCTCGCGGTCGTCACCGGTCAGCGTGGTCGTCGTGTCCAGAACCGTCGTCGCGCGCGGCATGTCGTCTCCTCCAGGGGCGGGTGGGATGACCGGGATCCTGCCAGGACGCGTGCACCGTACGTGACGAGAGATGATCTTGGCCACCCTTCCGGCGCACCGGGTTTCCCTCGGACGGCGGCCTCGGCCACCCTCTGCTACGGCCGGCGGCGGCAGAACGGGTGAGTTCCCGGGCGGGCCCGGGGAGTTCAGCGGGCGCCGAGTTCGACGAGCACCACCCCGGCGGCGATGAGGGCCAGGCCGAGGGCCGTCGTGCGGGTCAGCGGGTCCCCGAACACCGCCCGGGACAGCAGCGCGGTCAGGGCGATGCCGACCGCCGACCACACCCCGTAGGCGATCCCGACGGGCATCCCGGCCCGCAGCGCGAAGGAGAGGAAACCGAACGACACCAGGTACCCACCGGCCACGACGGGCAGCCACCGGCGCCGCCGCCCCCCGTCGGAAACCCTCAGCACGGCGGTCGCGGCCACCTCGAACACCACCGCACCGGCCAGGAGCAGCCAGGTCACCGTTCCTCCCGCGGGTGGCGCGCCCCGAGCTCCACCAGGAGCACACCGGCGACGACGAGGGCGATCCCGCCGCCCATCACCGGGGTGAGGGGTTCGGCGAACAGGAACGCCCCCGCCACCGCGGTGAGGGTGACGCCGGTCGCGGCCCACAACCCGTAGGCCACCCCGAGCGACAGGCCGGTGCGCAGCACCGCGGCCAGCAGGACGAACGCCGCCGCGTACCCGGCCACGACGAGGACGAACCACCCCGGCCGGTCGTTCGCCGCCCGCAGGGCCAAGGTCGCCGTGACCTCGGACAGGACCGCCCCGGCCAGCAGGACCCACGTTCTCGCGCGCACCCGCGCACGGTAGCCGGGCCCGGGGGACCCCGGGGCGGGGTGCGGCCGGTGGCCGGTCCACCCCCGTCCGCGGGCGACTGCGACTCCCCGCCGTCGTCGCCGAACACGTCGTCGGTGTCGAGTTCTCGGTGCCGGACCGGGTGCTGGAGCGGGTGTCGCTGCGGACCACGCCGCTGGTCACGGGGCCACCGTCGGGGTTCGGCCTGTGCCGGTGCTCCGGGTCACGACCTCACGCCAGGACCTGCAGCGCGCTGCAGGTCGACCCGTTCACGCCCGGGCCGGGTCCGCCTCGGAGCGGGCGACGTCGCGCAGGGCGTCCAGGACGGTCCGCACACCGCGCCGGGCGAGGGCCTCCGGGCGCAGCAGCGCGTCCACGCGCCGGTTCACGCTCACGTCGGCCAGGGGGCGCAGCACCACGTCCGGCCCGGGGCGGCTCGTGCGGGCCGGTATCAGGGCGATCGCGTCCCCGGCCGCGACGACGGACGCCGCGACGAAGAACTCGTTGATGCGGTGGACGACGTCGAGGGGGCGGTGCGCGGCGACGGCGACGGCGTCGAGGGCACCGGCCAGCGGGAACCCCTCGTGCACGGAGATTCACCGCTCGGCCGCGACGTCGGCGACCCGCAGCTCCTCGCGCTGCGCCAGCGGGTGGCCCACCGCCAGCGCCACGTGCAGGGGTTCCAGCAGCAGCGGCACGACCCGCACCCTGCGGGTGGGCCAGGCGGGGGAGGCCTCGGGGCGGTGGGCCACGACGACGTCGTGGTCGGCGACGAGGGCGGGGAAGGCGTCCTGGGCGACGTCCTCGTCGGTGCAGCGCAGCGGCGGGGTGCCGTCCAGGGCGGTGAGCAGCGGCCCGAACCAGGCCAGCGCCGCCGAGTGGAAGGCGGCGACGGAGACGGGGGTGCGGGCCGAGTCGAGGTGGTCGCCCACGGCGCGGCGGGCGGCGTCCAGGGCGGTCGCGACGTCCACGGCCGCGCCGGCCAGCGCCTCCCCGGCCGGGGTGAGGGCGAGCTGGCGGCCCCGTCGCTCGGTCAGCGGGACGGGGCAGGACCGTTGCAGCGCCGCCAGCTGCTGCGACACGGCGGACGGGGTGACGTGCAGGGCGCGGGCGACGGCGACGAGGGTGCCGCGCTCGGCGAGCTCGCGCAGCACGGTCAACTGCCGCTCGTCCATGAAGGGATGCTAATGCCGGCGTTGAGCAGATCGACCTGGACTGGACGGTTGCCCGCCTGGACGCTGCAGGGGTGCGAGACCGACGGGTGGACGCCCTGCTGCTGGGCGTCGCGGTGGTGTGGGGCAGCAGCTACCTCGCGGCCAAGGCGCTGCTCGACAGCGGTGCGGGTACGGACGCGGTGCTGCCCGTCCTCACGCTGCGCTACGTCGGCGCGGCGCTCGCGCTCGCGGTCGTCGTCGTCCTCACCCGGGCCCGCGTCGGCCGGCACGAGCTGCGCTGGGGGCTGGTCCTGGGGTGCTCGCAGGCGGCGGTCCTGCTGCTGGAGACGTTCGGGGTGGCGGGGACCAGCGCGACCAACGCCGGTCTGCTCATCTCCACGACCATCCTGCTCACCCCCGCGGTCGAGGGGCTGTGGACCCGGTCCTGGCTGCCGCCGTCGTTCTTCGCCGCCGCCCTCGTCGCGGTCGTGGGCGTCGCGCTCCTCGTGGGCGGGGGCGGGTGGCGCACACCCACGGCCGGTGACCTGCTGGTGCTGGCCGCGGCCGTCGTGCGGGCCTGCCACGTGACGGCGATCGGGCGGGTCACCCGGCGCGTCCGGCTGGACCTGCGCGGCCTGACGTTCGTCCAGACCGTCGTGGGCGCGGTCGGGGGTCTCGCGCTGTCCCCCTCGGCGACCGTCGGGTTCGCGGCGTCGGCCGGTGCCGGGCAGTGGGCCGGGGTGGCGTACCTGGCGCTGGGGTGCAGCGTCTTCGCCTTCCTCGCGCAGTCCTGGGCCGTGCGCCGGACCTCGGCCGCGCGGGCGAGCCTGCTGCTGGGGACCGAACCGTTGTGGGCGGTGCTGTTCGGCGTCGTCCTCGCGGGCGACGCCCTCGGGCTCGCCGGGGTGCTCGGGGCCGTGCTGCTGCTGTCGGCCACGGCGGCCGGGCAGCGCATCGAGCTGCGGTCGGCCGCGCGCAGGCGGCCCACCCCGGAACTGGCAGGATCGGAACCGTGAGCGAGACGACCTCCCCGACGCAGGACCAGACCACCCTCGACCGCGTGCGGGCCCTGCCCAAGGTGTCCCTGCACGACCACCTCGACGGTGGTCTGCGTCCGGCGACGATCGTGGAGATCGCCGCGCAGAACGGCCACCGGCTGCCGACGACGGACCCGGAGGAGCTGCGCGCGTGGTTCCGCGACGCCGCGGACTCCGGCACGCTCGTGCGGTACCTCGAGACGTTCGACCACACCATCGCCGTCATGCAGGACCGCGAGTCGCTGGCCCGCGTCGCGACCGAGGCCGTCCTCGACCTCGCCGCCGACGGCGTCGTCTACGGGGAGCTGCGGTACGCCCCCGAGCAGCACCTGCAGGGCGGTCTGTCCCTCGACGAGGTCGTCGAGGCCGTCGAGGAGGGCATGCGTCGCGGGGAGCAGCAGGCCGCCGCGGCCGGGACGCCCGTCCGGGTCGGCACGCTCGTCACCGCGATGCGGCACGCCGACCGCGGTCTGGAGATCGCCGAGCTCGCGCTGCGCCACCGCGACACCGGGGTCGTCGGGTTCGACATCGCCGGCGCCGAGATCGGGTTCCCGCCCTCGAACCACCTCGCCGCCTTCGACCGCCTGCACGCCGAGAACTTCCCCGTGACCATCCACGCCGGGGAGGCCTTCGGCCTGCCGAGCATCGCCGACGCCCTGCACCCGTGCGGCGCCGAGCGCATCGGGCACGGCGTCCGCATCGTCGAGGACGTCACCGTGCACGAGGGCCACGACGCGCACGGGCTGCCGAACGCGACGCTCGGCCGCCTGGCCACGTGGGTGCGCGACCGCGGGGTCGTGCTGGAGCTGTGCCCGTCGAGCAACGTGCAGACGGGGGCGGCCACGAGCGTGGCCGAGCACCCGATCACGCTGCTGAAGGACCTGGGGTTCTCCATCAGCGTCAACACCGACAACCGGCTCATGTCCGGGACCTCGCTGTCGCGGGAGTTCGCGCTGCTCGTGGAGGAGGCCGGCTGGGACCTCGCCGACGTCGAGCGGGCGACGATCACGGCGCTGTCCGGGTCGTTCCTGCCCTTCCCCGACCGGGTCGCGCTGGCGAGCGACGTCATCCGGCCCGCCTTCGCCTGACCCTCACCCCGGGGCGTACGTCGCGAGGACGTCCCGGGCCGTCGCCACGAGGTCGGCGACGAGCTCGGGGGGTTCGAGGACCACGACGAGGCGGCCCAGGCCCAGCAGGACGGCCCGGGCGGCCGGCAGCGCGCGGAACGCGGCGCTCACCTCCACGAGCCGTTCGCCCTCGAGGACCGGCAGCTCGCGCACGACGGGCTCGGAGACCAGCTGGGCGTCGGCGATGCGCAGCAGCATCCCGGCGTCGGCGGCCGCCACGCGCAGCCGGACCCGCACCCCTGCGCTCGCGGGACGTTCCACCTGCTCGCGCAGCCGCTCCCACACCGCGGGCAGGGCCGGCAGGTCGGCCGGGACGGGGTCGTCGAGCACGTCGACGCCCACCACCCGGTCCACGCGGAACAGCCGTTCCCAGTCCCGGCCCGCCTCCGCCGGGGCGGCGACGAGGTACCAGGTGCCGCCCTTGGCGACGAGGCCGAGCGGGTCCAGCGTGCGCGTCGTGACGCGGGTGGCGCCGGCCGAGCGGTAGCGCAGCCGGACGCGGCGGGCCGAGAACACCGCCTCCTGCAGCGGTGCCAGGTGCTCGGGCCGTTCCTCGCGCGAGCGCCACCCGGCGGGTTCGACCAGGATGCGCTCGGCCGCCCGGGCGAAGGGGGCGCGTTGGGCCGACGGCGTCGCGGCGAGCAGCTTGCGGACGGCCGACTCCCAGGCGGGCCGTTGCGGGTCGCCCGTGCCGGCGGAGCCGGAGAACAGCGCGCGCGCCTCGGCGGTGGTGAACCCCGTGACGTCGGTGCGCCAGTTCTCCACCAGCGAGATGCCGCCGCCGCGGCCGCGTTCGGTCCAGACCGGCACGCCCGCCGCGGACAGCGCCTCCACGTCGCGCAGGACGGTGCGCGTGGAGACCTCCAGGCGTCGGGCGAGGTCGGGCGCCGTGCAGCGCCCGTGCGTCTGCAGCAGGAAGAGCAGGGACAGGAGGCGGTCGGCGCGCACCCGGTGAGGGTGTCAGGGAAAGGTGACGAGAGGTGTCGTGTTCAGGGCGGAAGCTGCCGTCATGATCACCGCAGAGGACCCCCGTCAGACCATGCTCCGCGCCGCCGACCTCGCCGGCCGTGTGCTCGACGCCGTCCCCGTCGCCGCTCACCAGGACCCGACCCCGTGCACGGAGTGGACGGTGGGCGACCTGCTCGGCCACCTCGTCGCCGTGACGCACCGCGTCGCCCACATCGCCCGCGGCGGGTACGCCTCCGACCTGCCGACGGTGCTGACGGCCGAACCCGACGAGGGTTTCGCCGCCGCCTACGCCGCCGGGGTCGACGGTGTCCGCGCGGCCTGGGCCGACGACGCCGTGCTGACGGCCACGGTGCACCACCCGGCCGGCGACGTGCCGGGCGCGGTCGGCGCGACGATCTACGTCCAGGAGTTCGCCACCCACGCCGTGGACCTCGCCGTCGCGACGGGGCGGCAGGACCTGCTGGAGGAGGAGTTCCTCGCCGGGGTCCTGGAGATCGCCCGGCGCGTCGTCCCGGCCCAGCGGGACGGTTTCCCCTTCGACCCGCCGGTCGCCGTCCCGGACGACGCCCCCGCGCACGTGCGGCTGTCCGGGTGGCTCGGCCGGGAACCCCGCGTGGCCTCCCGTCAGCTGTAGCGGTCGCGGTTCGCCTTCGCGATCCTCTTCCCCTCCCGGTGCCGGTCGGCGGCCAGGCGCGCGTCGGTCCGGCCGGCGAA comes from the Kineococcus mangrovi genome and includes:
- a CDS encoding adenosine deaminase codes for the protein MSETTSPTQDQTTLDRVRALPKVSLHDHLDGGLRPATIVEIAAQNGHRLPTTDPEELRAWFRDAADSGTLVRYLETFDHTIAVMQDRESLARVATEAVLDLAADGVVYGELRYAPEQHLQGGLSLDEVVEAVEEGMRRGEQQAAAAGTPVRVGTLVTAMRHADRGLEIAELALRHRDTGVVGFDIAGAEIGFPPSNHLAAFDRLHAENFPVTIHAGEAFGLPSIADALHPCGAERIGHGVRIVEDVTVHEGHDAHGLPNATLGRLATWVRDRGVVLELCPSSNVQTGAATSVAEHPITLLKDLGFSISVNTDNRLMSGTSLSREFALLVEEAGWDLADVERATITALSGSFLPFPDRVALASDVIRPAFA
- a CDS encoding putative bifunctional diguanylate cyclase/phosphodiesterase, whose translation is MVQQEVTAPRRPRGWFAYVLAAAVLTVAYLLPLPDALRSAGVGVFGVGALVLAAVLVRRRRPEPPSSWSLVPLCAGLFLLGSVLRPWADGNPGLAAFAPDPFSLTGYALLVVALARMARAVGGLRREVVCDVLVASLAGASAAVQFLVLPVLDLPGRTVLGSVLAGVYPLFDVVLVVLALDLIMSAPGVVAHRWLCAAVACLLVGDVGYAVLGRQGYYVAPTAFDAPFLLAYFLLAVAVLHLPRPGAAPAPPPPTFDAWSAPRLVVLCLSLLGAAYLASTRTDQGLVGQVAAFALLCAMIGLVLARAVAAVNGHAAAKAVLEHRATHDALTDLPGRDEFERRVQALLDAEPAAERFVLFVDLDGFKRVNDTHGHVVGDLLLCEVAARLRGVAPAGAVPARLAGDEFVLTVPGPDVAAVAWAVELLDALRRPVRLPVGDVVVSASVGIAPVCSSLSVALREADLAMYRAKSQGRNRYVLWDDELRRAIGDDVEFELDLRCAVAEQSLEVHYQAIVSLATGVPRGVEALLRWNHPLHGPISPAVFVPVLEETGLVLEVGRRVLDTALADLASWRRDGVVGEDFLVSVNVSPRQLLDHDFAETVRDLLAARGVSGEALLLEITESSMLEKDDRTLALLDRLRGLGVGLAVDDFGTGYSALSYLRSFPVTRVKVDRSFVSGLGCDGTDAAVVRAVVAVSEALGLAVTAEGVETEQQRAVLAGLGVGHGQGWLWHRAQSAPEAARYLRDAGARHPRRAVQADAKS
- a CDS encoding TIGR03086 family metal-binding protein — its product is MITAEDPRQTMLRAADLAGRVLDAVPVAAHQDPTPCTEWTVGDLLGHLVAVTHRVAHIARGGYASDLPTVLTAEPDEGFAAAYAAGVDGVRAAWADDAVLTATVHHPAGDVPGAVGATIYVQEFATHAVDLAVATGRQDLLEEEFLAGVLEIARRVVPAQRDGFPFDPPVAVPDDAPAHVRLSGWLGREPRVASRQL
- a CDS encoding DMT family transporter, encoding MTWLLLAGAVVFEVAATAVLRVSDGGRRRRWLPVVAGGYLVSFGFLSFALRAGMPVGIAYGVWSAVGIALTALLSRAVFGDPLTRTTALGLALIAAGVVLVELGAR
- a CDS encoding GNAT family N-acetyltransferase; this encodes MPRATTVLDTTTTLTGDDREQAWKVYELAFGGLATRAVQQHLMTREEFDEVCADERVFKYVVRDADLDVLCGFATFSNDLSTVYQLSEAYYERRWPRQFAERSIWYIGCVGVHPAYRSSGVFVTLVEAMCRVVHDQGGVASLDICRYNDQQLALPRLIGRIVNSFGHEATGERLDEQTYWAYDFASA
- a CDS encoding DMT family transporter, giving the protein MRDRRVDALLLGVAVVWGSSYLAAKALLDSGAGTDAVLPVLTLRYVGAALALAVVVVLTRARVGRHELRWGLVLGCSQAAVLLLETFGVAGTSATNAGLLISTTILLTPAVEGLWTRSWLPPSFFAAALVAVVGVALLVGGGGWRTPTAGDLLVLAAAVVRACHVTAIGRVTRRVRLDLRGLTFVQTVVGAVGGLALSPSATVGFAASAGAGQWAGVAYLALGCSVFAFLAQSWAVRRTSAARASLLLGTEPLWAVLFGVVLAGDALGLAGVLGAVLLLSATAAGQRIELRSAARRRPTPELAGSEP
- a CDS encoding helix-turn-helix transcriptional regulator — translated: MRADRLLSLLFLLQTHGRCTAPDLARRLEVSTRTVLRDVEALSAAGVPVWTERGRGGGISLVENWRTDVTGFTTAEARALFSGSAGTGDPQRPAWESAVRKLLAATPSAQRAPFARAAERILVEPAGWRSREERPEHLAPLQEAVFSARRVRLRYRSAGATRVTTRTLDPLGLVAKGGTWYLVAAPAEAGRDWERLFRVDRVVGVDVLDDPVPADLPALPAVWERLREQVERPASAGVRVRLRVAAADAGMLLRIADAQLVSEPVVRELPVLEGERLVEVSAAFRALPAARAVLLGLGRLVVVLEPPELVADLVATARDVLATYAPG
- a CDS encoding DMT family transporter produces the protein MRARTWVLLAGAVLSEVTATLALRAANDRPGWFVLVVAGYAAAFVLLAAVLRTGLSLGVAYGLWAATGVTLTAVAGAFLFAEPLTPVMGGGIALVVAGVLLVELGARHPREER